A window from Erythrolamprus reginae isolate rEryReg1 chromosome 9, rEryReg1.hap1, whole genome shotgun sequence encodes these proteins:
- the LOC139172301 gene encoding ATP synthase subunit f, mitochondrial-like, with product MAEAPVPIKNLRLLDVKLGQLPTWLSSLNYTPRAFLESCKRGHNRFYAKYWEPKRCGIAGPGILITAYVVFSYYLVYDHLKEERMRKYH from the exons ATGGCGGAGGCACCCG tacctaTTAAAAATTTGAGGCTCCTGGATGTGAAACTGGGTCAGTTGCCTACTTGGTTGTCATCACTCAATTACACCCCGAGAGCTTTTCTGGAATCGTGCAAAAGAG GTCACAACAGGTTCTACGCAAAATACTGGGAACCAAAGAGATGTGGCATCGCCGGTCCTGGCATATTAATAACCGCTTATGTGGTTTTCAGCTACTACTTAGTGTACGATCACCTCA AGGAAGAACGCATGAGAAAATACCACTAA
- the LOC139172302 gene encoding cleavage and polyadenylation specificity factor subunit 4 → MQELIANVDHIKFDLEIAVEQQLGAQPLPFPGMDKSGAAVCDFFLKAACGKGGMCPFRHISGEKTVVCKHWLRGLCKKGDQCEFLHEYDMTKMPECYFYSKYGECSNKECPFLHIDPESKIKDCPWYDRGFCKHGPLCRHRHTRRVICVNYLVGFCPEGPACKFMHPRFELPMGTTEQPPLPPPTQPQQKQNNNVPLQRSSSLIQLTSQKSSPNQQRTPQVIGVMQSQNNSIGNRGPRPLEQVTCYKCGEKGHYANRCTKGHLAFLSGQ, encoded by the exons ATGCAGGAGCTGATCGCCAACGTGGACCACATCAAGTTCGACTTGGAGATCGCGGTGGAGCAACAGCTgggcgcccagccgctgcccttCCCGGGCATGGACA AGTCGGGTGCCGCCGTCTGCGATTTCTTTTTAAAGGCAGCCTGTGGGAAAG GGGGGATGTGTCCATTCCGGCACATCAGTGGTGAAAAGACAGTGGTTTGTAAACACTGGTTACGAGGTCTGTGCAAAAAAGGGGACCAGTGTGAATTCTTGCATGAGTATGACATGACCAAGATGCCAGAATGTTACTTCTATTCAAAATATG GGGAATGCAGCAACAAGGAGTGTCCATTCTTGCACATCGACCCAGAATCTAAAATCAAAGACTGCCCTTGGTATGACCGAGGTTTCTGTAAACACG GTCCTCTCtgcagacacagacacacaaggCGTGTTATTTGTGTGAATTACCTGGTAGGCTTCTGTCCAGAAGGCCCTGCGTGCAAATTCATGCA tCCTCGGTTTGAACTTCCCATGGGAACGACAGAGCAGCCGCCACTGCCGCCTCCAACGCAGCCACAACAAAAA CAAAACAACAACGTGCCATTGCAAAGGTCATCCTCTCTTATCCAGCTGACAAGTCAGAAGTCTTCCCCCAACCAACAGAGGACCCCACAGGTCATTGGGGTCATGCAGTCCCAAAACAACAGCATAGGGAACAGAGGCCCTCGCCCCCTGGAACAAGTCACCTGTTATAAG TGTGGTGAAAAAGGACATTACGCCAACAGATGTACCAAAGGACACTTGGCTTTCCTTAGTGGACAATGA